A portion of the Meriones unguiculatus strain TT.TT164.6M chromosome 14, Bangor_MerUng_6.1, whole genome shotgun sequence genome contains these proteins:
- the Mesp2 gene encoding mesoderm posterior protein 2, with protein sequence MAQSPPAQGLPGLDHWVFSEGWGWTQPSDSTSPASSSDSSGSCPCYATRRPSQSPARSARNTQATPTAPRRARPAPAGGQRQSASEREKLRMRTLARALQELRRFLPPSVAPAGQSLTKIETLRLAIRYIGHLSAVLGLSEDGLRRRRRRSADAASSHRCPLCPDGDSPSQAQMLGPGLGSAISSGVSWGSPPACPGPRVSPENLGSRIPYVDPWVTPPYCPQIQSPLHQSLERAPDTPQWTPPQACPDMQLSPEPRNQAGHWTPNTAPAELTEAYQSLSVSPEPCLSLGSLPILSRPSCQRLEPQLQWGCWGHSAEVLSSSKDQHSSPALQPSVASANHTLGLQLSGCPELWQEDLEGPPLNIFY encoded by the exons ATGGCCCAGTCGCCTCCTGCTCAGGGCCTCCCGGGCCTCGACCACTGGGTCTTCTCAGAGGGCTGGGGCTGGACCCAGCCCTCGGACTCCACGTCTCCGGCCTCGTCCTCGGACTCGTCCGGATCGTGTCCCTGCTACGCCACCCGCCGCCCCTCACAGTCCCCGGCCCGCAGCGCGCGCAATACCCAGGCCACCCCGACGGCGCCCCGACGAGCACGGCCGGCGCCGGCAGGAGGACAGCGGCAGAGCGCCAGCGAGCGCGAGAAGCTGCGCATGCGCACGCTCGCCCGCGCGCTGCAAGAGCTGCGCCGCTTCCTGCCGCCGTCCGTGGCGCCCGCCGGCCAGAGCCTGACCAAGATCGAGACGCTGCGCCTGGCCATCCGCTACATCGGCCACCTGTCGGCCGTGCTGGGCCTCAGCGAGGACGGTCTGCGGCGCAGGCGCCGACGGAGTGCGGACGCTGCGTCCTCTCACCGATGCCCTCTGTGCCCCGACGGCGACAGCCCCTCACAGGCTCAGATGCTCGGCCCTGGCCTGGGATCAGCCATCAGTAGTGGGGTGTCCTGGGGGTCCCCGCCCGCTTGTCCTGGACCCCGAGTCTCACCTGAAAACCTTGGGAGCAGAATCCCCTACGTGGACCCCTGGGTGACACCTCCTTATTGTCCCCAAATACAGTCACCTTTGCACCAGTCCCTAGAGAGAGCCCCTGACACCCCTCAGTGGACACCACCCCAAGCCTGTCCTGACATGCAGCTATCCCCAGAGCCCAGGAACCAGGCTGGACACTGGACACCAAACACTGCACCTGCAGAGCTGACTGAGGCGTACCAG AGTCTTTCTGTGTCTCCAGAACCCTGCCTGTCCCTGGGAAGCCTACCCATCCTGTCCCGGCCTTCATGCCAGAGACTAGAGCCTCAACTTCAGTGGGGCTGCTGGGGCCACAGTGCAGAGGTACTGTCCAGCTCCAAGGACCAGCATTCTAGCCCTGCCCTCCAGCCTTCTGTGGCCAGTGCCAACCACACCTTGGGCCTACAGCTCagtggctgtcctgaactttggcagGAAGACCTGGAAGGACCCCCCCTGAATATCTTCTACTAA